One stretch of Streptomyces peucetius DNA includes these proteins:
- the hemQ gene encoding hydrogen peroxide-dependent heme synthase, whose amino-acid sequence MSAPEKIPNAGKKAKDLNEVIRYTLWSVFKLRDVLPEDRSGYAEEVQELFDQLAAKDVTVRGTYDVSGLRADADVMIWWHAETADELQDAYNRFRRTRLGRTLEPVWSNMALHRPAEFNKSHIPAFLADETPRNYVSVYPFVRSYDWYLLPDEDRRRMLADHGKMARGYPDVRANTVASFSLGDYEWILAFEADELYRIVDLMRHLRASEARMHVREEVPFYTGRRKDVADLVAGLA is encoded by the coding sequence ATGAGTGCGCCAGAAAAGATCCCGAACGCAGGCAAGAAGGCCAAGGACCTCAACGAGGTCATCCGGTACACGCTGTGGTCCGTCTTCAAGCTGCGCGATGTCCTGCCGGAGGACCGGTCCGGCTACGCCGAGGAGGTCCAGGAGCTGTTCGACCAGCTCGCCGCCAAGGACGTCACCGTGCGCGGCACGTACGACGTCTCCGGCCTGCGCGCCGACGCCGACGTGATGATCTGGTGGCACGCGGAGACCGCGGACGAACTGCAGGACGCGTACAACCGCTTCCGCCGCACCCGCCTCGGCCGCACACTCGAGCCGGTCTGGTCGAACATGGCGCTGCACCGCCCCGCCGAGTTCAACAAGTCGCACATCCCGGCGTTCCTGGCCGACGAGACGCCCCGCAACTACGTCTCCGTCTACCCCTTCGTGCGCTCCTACGACTGGTACCTGCTGCCCGACGAGGACCGCCGCCGGATGCTCGCCGACCACGGCAAGATGGCCCGCGGCTACCCGGACGTGCGCGCCAACACGGTCGCGTCGTTCTCACTCGGCGACTACGAGTGGATCCTGGCCTTCGAGGCGGACGAGCTGTACCGCATCGTCGACCTGATGCGTCACCTGCGTGCCTCCGAGGCCCGGATGCACGTCCGCGAAGAGGTTCCGTTCTACACCGGCCGCCGCAAGGATGTGGCGGACCTGGTGGCCGGGCTCGCGTAG
- a CDS encoding alpha/beta hydrolase has protein sequence MRTSAKYGAVAGLSSLVLTSVTVAPADGTTTTTAESRGTVVAAERAAAAGIDFGRCPAVEKLPDSVRCGTVKVPLDYADPSGRQIELTVSRVPASGRKSERQGALVYNPGGPGASSMTFPLAAELPEWKRIAEAYDIVGYAPRGVGRSAPLSCQDPEDFLKAPTQAPTHPSLSYKKERIAQARAYADGCAKRNGEALRHYTSLNNARDLDVLRAALGEQKLTFVGASYGTYFGALYATMFPSHVRRMVFDSAVNPDPKQIWYRNNLDQSEAFESRWADFRAWVARHHETYGLGTTAEEVAHSYEQARARLAQEPAGGTVGPGQLHAAFLGAGYYDDYWPLRATALSEYLKGNPEPLIAQAAPDRKRAKAAENGNAVYTAVECNDAPWPEDWLTWNVDNSLLAQRAPFETWDNVWMNLPCAFWSAPRQRPLEVATAPGELPPTLILAAERDAATPYTGALELQRRLAGSVLITEEDAGTHGIGGGRNTCVNDHLEDYLLRGETPVRRASCAPHPEPDPVSLDRRAEQRKLPHTV, from the coding sequence ATGCGAACATCCGCGAAGTACGGGGCCGTGGCGGGCCTCAGTTCCTTGGTCCTGACCTCGGTCACCGTTGCCCCCGCAGACGGAACGACCACCACCACCGCCGAGTCCCGCGGCACCGTGGTGGCCGCCGAGCGCGCCGCCGCGGCCGGCATCGACTTCGGCCGCTGCCCCGCCGTCGAGAAGCTGCCCGATTCGGTCCGCTGCGGCACCGTCAAGGTCCCGCTCGACTACGCCGACCCGTCGGGGCGTCAGATTGAACTGACCGTCAGCCGCGTTCCCGCGAGCGGTAGGAAGTCCGAGCGGCAGGGCGCACTCGTCTACAACCCCGGCGGCCCCGGCGCCTCCAGCATGACCTTCCCGCTGGCGGCCGAGCTGCCCGAGTGGAAGCGGATCGCCGAGGCGTACGACATCGTGGGCTACGCGCCCCGCGGTGTCGGCCGGTCGGCGCCGCTGTCGTGCCAGGACCCGGAGGACTTCCTCAAGGCGCCCACACAGGCCCCGACCCACCCGTCCCTCTCGTACAAGAAGGAGCGCATCGCACAGGCGCGGGCGTACGCGGACGGCTGCGCGAAGCGCAACGGCGAGGCGCTGCGCCACTACACGTCGCTGAACAACGCCCGCGACCTGGATGTCCTGCGGGCGGCGCTCGGCGAGCAGAAGCTGACCTTCGTGGGCGCCTCGTACGGGACGTACTTCGGCGCCCTGTACGCGACGATGTTCCCGTCGCACGTGCGCCGTATGGTCTTCGACTCCGCGGTCAACCCGGACCCGAAGCAGATCTGGTACCGCAACAACCTGGACCAGTCGGAGGCATTCGAGAGCAGGTGGGCCGACTTCCGCGCCTGGGTGGCCCGTCACCACGAGACGTACGGCCTGGGTACGACGGCCGAGGAGGTGGCGCACAGCTACGAACAGGCGCGCGCCCGGCTCGCCCAGGAGCCCGCCGGCGGCACGGTCGGCCCCGGCCAGCTGCACGCGGCCTTCCTCGGAGCCGGCTACTACGACGACTACTGGCCGCTGCGCGCCACCGCGCTGTCGGAGTATCTGAAGGGCAACCCGGAGCCGCTGATCGCCCAGGCGGCGCCCGACCGGAAGAGGGCGAAGGCCGCGGAGAACGGCAACGCCGTCTACACGGCGGTCGAGTGCAACGACGCCCCGTGGCCTGAGGACTGGCTCACCTGGAACGTCGACAACTCGCTGCTGGCGCAGCGCGCGCCGTTCGAGACGTGGGACAACGTGTGGATGAACCTGCCGTGCGCGTTCTGGTCCGCGCCGCGGCAGCGGCCGCTGGAGGTCGCCACCGCGCCGGGAGAGCTGCCGCCCACGCTGATCCTGGCCGCGGAACGGGACGCGGCCACCCCGTACACGGGGGCGCTGGAGCTGCAGCGGCGGCTGGCGGGTTCCGTGCTGATCACGGAGGAGGACGCGGGCACGCACGGTATCGGCGGCGGCCGCAACACCTGCGTCAACGACCATCTGGAGGACTACCTGCTGCGGGGTGAGACGCCGGTGCGGCGCGCATCATGCGCGCCGCACCCGGAGCCGGACCCGGTGTCGCTGGACCGGCGGGCGGAGCAGCGGAAGCTGCCGCACACCGTCTGA
- a CDS encoding DUF692 domain-containing protein, whose amino-acid sequence MELGIGIGWRPQIAETVERLPGLDWVEVVAENVCPGHLPPALLRLRSRGVRVVPHGVSLGLGGADRPSPRRLADLAERAEALDAPLVTEHIAFVRAGGALTASPVLEAGHLLPVPRTWDALEVLCENVRIAQDSLPVPLALENIAALISWPDEELTEGQFLAELVERTGVRLLIDVANLHTNHVNRGENPSAALDELPVEAIAYVHVAGGIERDGVWHDTHAHPVTQPVLDVLSALRARVDPPGVLLERDDDFPAGAELERELATIRSTLTAAGGALTAARCVSPTPPLPETGLLPPRPAAWGDPQPGCTAAPPEFEARGSGGRAPGSGRHEVGNRPAAGAPVPTRQRLALAQTALLSALVAGTPAPQGFDGRRLRVQSRALAAKRADVVAKIAPELPEILGTGYRPAFLAYAGNRPMHAGYRRDALEFAEHLLSTGGVADAEARRELTLWWRERAASRPPGRATRLVRAARAALAGR is encoded by the coding sequence ATGGAACTCGGGATCGGGATCGGCTGGCGGCCTCAGATCGCGGAAACGGTGGAGCGGCTGCCGGGACTCGACTGGGTGGAGGTCGTCGCGGAGAACGTCTGCCCCGGCCATCTGCCGCCCGCGCTGCTCCGGCTGCGCTCACGCGGCGTCCGCGTCGTCCCGCACGGCGTCTCCCTCGGTCTCGGCGGCGCGGACCGGCCCTCGCCGCGGCGGCTGGCGGATCTGGCCGAGAGGGCGGAAGCACTCGACGCCCCGCTGGTCACCGAACACATCGCGTTCGTACGGGCAGGAGGCGCACTGACCGCATCCCCCGTGCTGGAGGCGGGCCATCTGCTGCCCGTCCCCCGCACCTGGGACGCGCTGGAGGTGCTGTGCGAGAACGTGCGCATCGCACAGGACTCGCTGCCGGTGCCGCTGGCGCTGGAAAACATCGCGGCGTTGATCTCCTGGCCGGACGAGGAGCTCACCGAGGGCCAGTTCCTCGCGGAACTCGTCGAACGGACCGGCGTACGGCTGCTGATCGACGTGGCCAACCTGCACACCAACCACGTCAACCGCGGGGAGAACCCGTCGGCCGCGCTGGACGAACTCCCGGTCGAGGCGATCGCCTACGTCCATGTGGCGGGCGGCATCGAACGCGACGGCGTCTGGCACGACACGCACGCGCACCCGGTGACACAGCCGGTGCTGGACGTGTTGTCGGCCCTCCGCGCGAGGGTTGACCCGCCGGGGGTGCTGCTGGAGCGCGACGACGATTTTCCGGCCGGGGCGGAGCTGGAGCGTGAACTGGCCACGATCCGGTCGACGCTGACGGCGGCGGGTGGTGCCCTGACCGCTGCGCGATGCGTCTCCCCCACCCCGCCCCTTCCCGAAACCGGCCTCCTCCCCCCACGCCCGGCGGCGTGGGGGGACCCCCAGCCGGGCTGCACTGCAGCCCCGCCGGAGTTTGAGGCGCGGGGGTCCGGGGGCAGAGCTCCCGGGTCGGGAAGGCACGAGGTGGGGAACAGGCCCGCCGCAGGCGCACCCGTACCCACCCGCCAGCGCCTCGCGCTCGCGCAGACCGCGCTGCTGTCCGCGCTCGTCGCGGGCACCCCCGCCCCCCAGGGCTTCGACGGACGCCGCCTGCGCGTACAGAGCCGCGCGCTCGCCGCCAAGCGGGCGGACGTCGTCGCGAAGATCGCGCCCGAGCTGCCGGAGATCCTCGGCACGGGCTACCGTCCGGCGTTCCTCGCGTACGCCGGGAACCGTCCCATGCACGCCGGCTACCGGCGCGACGCCCTCGAGTTCGCCGAGCACCTGCTGTCGACCGGGGGCGTCGCGGACGCCGAGGCCCGCCGCGAGCTGACGCTCTGGTGGCGGGAGCGGGCAGCCTCACGGCCGCCGGGCCGGGCGACCCGGCTGGTGAGGGCGGCACGCGCCGCGCTCGCGGGGAGGTGA
- a CDS encoding DUF4142 domain-containing protein translates to MRRINGTALIIAALVVTVGALAFPVWSYADRSGTGQDNLNASSVATQWGPLSATDRDFLVKVRLAGLWELPAGQQAIERAPTEAIKAAGDHLVVGHTDLDERARNVAAQLGVELPNQPTEQQQGWLRELSAAQGEEYERKFAQILRTAHGKVFALIAEVRHTTRNTLIRQLATDANQTVLDHITMLEQTGRVDFDQIANGAAATATASPSGPPPPDGNLPPSPPAVTPTGDQSFTSRPTPQPGAPTAINTDRPAPQDPVPAG, encoded by the coding sequence TTGCGGCGCATCAACGGAACAGCACTCATCATCGCGGCCCTGGTCGTCACGGTCGGCGCACTCGCCTTCCCCGTGTGGTCCTACGCCGACCGTTCCGGCACCGGTCAGGACAATCTCAACGCCTCGAGCGTGGCAACCCAGTGGGGGCCGCTGTCGGCCACCGACCGCGACTTCTTGGTCAAGGTACGGCTGGCCGGACTGTGGGAGCTGCCCGCCGGGCAGCAGGCGATCGAACGCGCGCCCACGGAGGCCATCAAGGCAGCCGGCGACCACCTCGTCGTCGGCCACACGGACCTGGACGAGCGGGCGCGCAACGTCGCCGCGCAACTCGGCGTCGAGCTGCCCAACCAGCCCACCGAGCAGCAGCAGGGCTGGCTGCGGGAGCTGTCCGCGGCACAGGGCGAGGAGTACGAGCGCAAGTTCGCGCAGATCCTGCGGACCGCGCACGGCAAGGTGTTCGCGCTGATCGCCGAGGTCAGGCACACCACCCGCAACACGCTGATCCGGCAGCTCGCCACGGACGCCAACCAGACGGTGCTCGACCACATCACCATGCTGGAGCAGACCGGCCGCGTCGACTTCGACCAGATCGCCAACGGTGCCGCCGCGACCGCGACGGCCAGCCCGAGCGGCCCGCCGCCGCCGGACGGCAACCTGCCCCCGTCGCCGCCTGCGGTCACACCGACGGGCGACCAGTCGTTCACGTCCCGTCCCACCCCGCAGCCGGGTGCGCCCACCGCGATCAACACCGACCGCCCGGCGCCCCAGGACCCCGTCCCGGCGGGCTGA
- a CDS encoding TetR/AcrR family transcriptional regulator gives MVTSGASDTDENTGARSATKAAARQLLAKLGAGGLSLDAVARSSGLAVTDVEAVFPHRDDLLTALVIDAYNESGAAMEAADQAASDARASAGARLLAATRALRQWSFDNPAEFALIYGSPIPDYHAPQDTVPPASRTPAVLAGIVRSGLEAGELTPPRRAVPGPPLLRPEAVELFGGLPEAPFSDIIERGIVLWSNLIGLLVFQVFSRTHDSVRDETAFFDYAIAVAAESVGLVVPPGETSD, from the coding sequence ATGGTTACTTCCGGAGCAAGCGACACCGATGAGAACACCGGGGCGCGGTCGGCCACCAAGGCCGCGGCGCGGCAACTGCTCGCGAAACTGGGGGCCGGGGGACTGTCCCTGGACGCCGTTGCCCGGAGCAGCGGTCTTGCCGTCACCGATGTGGAAGCCGTCTTCCCTCATCGGGACGACCTGCTGACCGCGCTGGTCATCGACGCCTACAACGAGTCCGGTGCCGCGATGGAGGCGGCCGATCAGGCCGCCTCGGACGCCCGGGCATCGGCGGGCGCACGGCTCCTCGCGGCTACTCGCGCCCTGCGGCAGTGGTCCTTCGACAACCCCGCCGAGTTCGCACTCATCTACGGCTCGCCCATTCCGGATTACCACGCCCCGCAGGACACGGTCCCGCCCGCCTCGCGCACCCCCGCGGTCCTTGCCGGCATTGTGCGTTCGGGTCTGGAGGCCGGGGAACTCACGCCACCGCGGCGGGCGGTGCCCGGACCTCCGTTGCTGCGGCCCGAGGCCGTGGAGCTCTTCGGCGGCCTGCCCGAGGCACCATTCTCGGACATCATCGAGCGCGGCATCGTGCTGTGGAGCAATCTGATCGGGCTCCTGGTCTTCCAGGTCTTCAGCCGTACGCACGACAGCGTCAGGGACGAGACCGCGTTCTTCGACTACGCCATCGCCGTGGCGGCCGAGAGCGTCGGACTCGTGGTTCCCCCGGGCGAGACCTCCGACTGA
- a CDS encoding MAB_1171c family putative transporter, which yields MNTTRTLLFVISALSSYAALGYRLSQVRRSWRDSAYRALVVTLVFQCLTFTMGAVAMGGDSFLGVGNLAILLMHLSAVAFCVSAQIILLRWATADEVAIRRTRYWVITGIALNVLLAALFLLADGPGRPASDFDGTDRPLVLTYLLFFVVSQAVPCVTIFRQCGPYARMTDNASLRQALRLLSVAAVILFLYCTARAVNILTGAAGIDIGVWRVAASVFSAVGIVVLSLSLTLPSWGPSAAKLLAWARSYRSYRALYPLWRDLYEASPDIVLEPPGTSVSDLDYRLHRRVVEIRDGWRDLRPYIDRSTTNGAARPGSSASEEARQAFTEAAQIRQALHAKRTGTVPDDNADAGDFEDRDTDNFTAEVAWLTQVSVAYSKLGDAS from the coding sequence GTGAACACCACTAGAACCCTCCTGTTCGTCATCTCGGCGCTCTCCTCGTACGCCGCGCTCGGCTACCGGCTGTCCCAAGTCCGGCGCAGCTGGCGGGACAGCGCCTACCGCGCACTGGTCGTCACGCTGGTGTTCCAGTGCCTCACGTTCACGATGGGGGCGGTGGCCATGGGAGGCGACAGCTTCCTGGGCGTCGGCAACCTCGCCATCCTGCTGATGCACCTGTCGGCGGTCGCCTTCTGCGTCAGCGCGCAAATCATCCTGCTGCGCTGGGCCACCGCCGACGAGGTGGCGATACGCAGGACCCGCTACTGGGTGATCACCGGCATCGCCCTGAACGTACTCCTTGCGGCTCTGTTCCTTCTCGCCGACGGTCCCGGCCGGCCGGCTTCGGACTTCGACGGCACGGACCGGCCGCTGGTCCTCACCTACCTGCTGTTCTTCGTCGTGTCCCAGGCGGTTCCGTGCGTCACCATCTTCCGCCAGTGCGGCCCCTACGCCCGTATGACCGACAACGCCTCGCTGCGCCAGGCCCTGCGGCTGCTGTCCGTCGCCGCGGTGATCCTCTTCCTCTACTGCACGGCCAGGGCGGTCAACATCCTCACCGGTGCGGCAGGGATCGACATCGGAGTCTGGCGGGTCGCCGCTTCCGTCTTCAGTGCGGTGGGCATCGTCGTTCTCTCTCTCAGCCTGACCCTGCCCTCGTGGGGCCCTTCGGCGGCCAAGCTCCTGGCATGGGCGCGTAGTTACCGGTCGTACCGGGCGCTGTACCCGCTCTGGCGGGACCTGTACGAGGCCTCCCCGGACATCGTCCTGGAGCCGCCCGGGACTTCGGTCTCCGACCTCGACTACCGCCTGCACCGGCGGGTCGTCGAAATACGTGACGGATGGCGGGACCTGCGCCCCTATATCGACCGCAGCACCACCAACGGTGCTGCCCGACCGGGCTCGAGTGCGAGCGAGGAGGCCCGTCAGGCGTTCACCGAAGCAGCGCAGATCAGACAGGCGCTGCACGCCAAGCGAACCGGCACCGTGCCCGACGACAACGCGGACGCCGGCGACTTCGAAGACCGCGATACGGACAACTTCACCGCGGAAGTAGCCTGGCTCACCCAAGTCTCGGTCGCCTACAGTAAGCTCGGCGACGCGAGTTGA
- a CDS encoding helix-turn-helix domain-containing protein translates to MSETEDRPLLAVRLDDLFKTVRPKGRHWTNAEVAEELKRAHPELKVGGVYLSQLRTGKRSNPSPDLLAALARFFGVSVAYFFDEEVAQSVLGEVAAIEALRQAGVRSVAMRAAGMKKENLQAITAIMDQYRHMQGLPPVADPPSEAE, encoded by the coding sequence ATGTCCGAGACCGAGGACCGGCCGCTGCTTGCGGTGCGTCTGGACGACCTCTTCAAGACGGTTCGCCCGAAGGGCCGGCACTGGACCAATGCCGAGGTGGCGGAGGAGCTGAAGCGGGCACACCCCGAACTCAAGGTCGGTGGTGTGTATCTGTCGCAGTTGCGGACGGGCAAGCGCTCCAACCCTTCCCCCGACCTACTGGCTGCCCTGGCCCGCTTCTTCGGTGTGTCGGTTGCCTACTTCTTCGACGAAGAGGTCGCCCAGTCGGTGCTCGGCGAGGTCGCCGCCATCGAGGCACTGCGGCAGGCCGGGGTCCGTTCCGTGGCCATGCGCGCGGCCGGGATGAAGAAGGAGAACCTCCAGGCCATCACGGCCATCATGGATCAGTACCGGCACATGCAGGGTCTTCCGCCCGTCGCCGACCCCCCGTCGGAGGCGGAGTGA
- a CDS encoding toxin: protein MRGTRKERSAEQDRHSQLKRLRRTGAQRLAELELPEVADVAELCRHLGEIRDRPITLVPMQMPASHPCGMWVAARDEDLVFYDANTTSAHQEHIILHELGHIICCHRGAGLLDEATARLLFPNLDPDLVRDMLLRATYDDVQEQEAEIIAYLLSQRVGGTGRQPGDAPPAEEAAGRADSGKNAMLSRIERTLI, encoded by the coding sequence GTGAGAGGTACGAGGAAGGAACGGTCGGCCGAACAGGACCGCCACAGTCAGCTCAAGAGGCTCCGCAGGACCGGCGCGCAGCGACTCGCCGAACTCGAGCTGCCGGAGGTGGCCGATGTGGCCGAGCTGTGCCGCCATCTCGGAGAGATCCGCGACCGCCCGATCACGTTGGTCCCGATGCAGATGCCCGCGTCGCATCCGTGCGGGATGTGGGTCGCCGCACGCGACGAGGACCTCGTCTTCTACGACGCCAACACGACCAGCGCGCATCAGGAGCACATCATCTTGCATGAGCTGGGCCACATCATCTGCTGTCATCGGGGCGCGGGCCTGCTGGACGAGGCGACCGCCCGGCTCCTCTTCCCCAACCTCGACCCCGACCTCGTACGCGACATGCTCCTGCGCGCGACCTACGACGACGTTCAGGAACAGGAGGCGGAGATCATCGCCTATCTGCTCTCCCAACGAGTGGGCGGCACCGGGCGACAGCCCGGCGACGCTCCCCCTGCCGAGGAAGCGGCGGGCCGCGCGGACTCCGGAAAGAACGCCATGCTCAGCCGGATCGAACGCACCCTGATCTGA